In Miniphocaeibacter halophilus, the following proteins share a genomic window:
- a CDS encoding alpha/beta hydrolase family protein, producing MQYKNIELKNKNNLTIRGVENLPDKYDGVKKLPTIIIVHGHTGNKMGNAFFYVRMSKYFTSKGYATFRFDFTGSGESDGEFENMTLTSEIKDMDCIMDYVENCENVDTDNIFIIGHSMGGLITTLKAYEYKPKKIILLAPANDMYNSVVELYRNYGENMEEIEYLGLKIKKEFMLDMEKYKPYEKAALYKGDVLIFRGSEDTAVTKETCIKTERNFPGVVEYYELEGIDHSFVNYDIRQYIIKKICNFIEQE from the coding sequence ATGCAATATAAAAATATTGAATTAAAAAATAAAAATAATCTAACAATTAGGGGAGTAGAAAATTTACCGGACAAATATGATGGAGTGAAAAAACTACCAACAATAATCATTGTTCATGGCCATACGGGAAATAAAATGGGCAATGCTTTTTTCTATGTAAGAATGTCTAAATACTTTACATCTAAAGGGTACGCTACCTTTAGGTTTGACTTTACCGGCAGTGGAGAATCAGATGGGGAGTTTGAAAATATGACATTAACATCGGAAATTAAGGACATGGATTGTATAATGGATTATGTTGAAAATTGCGAAAATGTAGATACAGATAATATATTTATTATTGGTCATAGTATGGGTGGACTTATTACAACATTAAAAGCATATGAATATAAGCCTAAGAAAATTATATTATTAGCGCCGGCAAACGATATGTATAATTCTGTTGTTGAACTATATAGGAATTATGGAGAAAACATGGAGGAAATTGAATATTTAGGCTTGAAGATCAAAAAGGAGTTTATGCTCGATATGGAAAAATATAAGCCCTATGAAAAAGCAGCCTTATATAAGGGAGATGTTTTAATATTTAGAGGAAGTGAGGATACTGCAGTTACTAAAGAAACCTGTATAAAAACTGAAAGAAACTTTCCAGGAGTAGTTGAATACTACGAACTTGAAGGCATAGACCATAGTTTTGTAAATTATGATATACGCCAATATATTATTAAGAAAATTTGTAATTTTATTGAACAGGAATAA
- a CDS encoding glycerate kinase, producing MKIVVSVDSFKGSLESIEAGEIIRQGILEEIKEAEVIVKPLADGGEGTVSALVTGLNGKFIEVEVTGPIGEKILAKYGVVGEKAIIEMATSSGLTLVEKEKRNPMNTTTFGLGEIIKDALNKGYREFIIGIGGSATNDIGLGMLTSLGYEFLDENGNKVGIKGKDLKNITSIDDSKVDKRIKEANFEIACDVDNPLFGPNGAASVYGPQKGAGKEDIEKLDKWARGFSEIVKEKYGKSYEDCNGVGAAGGLGYAFKTFLGGNLLRGVDIITEFLKLEDDIKNANLVITGEGQLDYQTMMGKAPSGVAKIANKYKVPVIAMSGALGKDVEKINEEGIDAYFSITPCPVSLEKAMEGDFASKNLKDITRQIIRVYKINL from the coding sequence TTGAAAATTGTAGTTTCAGTCGACTCCTTTAAAGGTTCTTTGGAATCAATAGAAGCGGGAGAAATAATAAGACAGGGAATATTAGAAGAGATTAAAGAAGCAGAAGTTATTGTAAAACCTTTAGCCGATGGAGGAGAAGGAACTGTTTCGGCCTTAGTAACAGGACTTAATGGTAAATTTATAGAAGTAGAAGTTACAGGTCCTATTGGAGAAAAAATTTTAGCAAAATATGGTGTAGTAGGAGAAAAGGCTATAATTGAAATGGCTACTTCATCAGGTTTAACCTTAGTTGAAAAAGAAAAAAGAAATCCAATGAATACCACTACTTTTGGACTTGGTGAAATAATAAAAGATGCTTTAAATAAAGGCTATAGGGAATTTATAATTGGTATAGGTGGTTCAGCTACTAATGATATTGGCTTAGGAATGTTAACGAGTCTAGGCTATGAATTTTTAGATGAAAATGGAAATAAGGTTGGTATAAAGGGCAAGGATTTAAAGAATATTACAAGTATAGATGATTCTAAAGTCGATAAAAGAATAAAGGAAGCTAATTTTGAAATTGCCTGTGATGTAGACAATCCACTTTTTGGACCTAATGGAGCGGCAAGTGTTTATGGTCCCCAAAAAGGAGCAGGAAAGGAAGATATAGAAAAATTAGACAAATGGGCTAGGGGATTTTCTGAAATAGTTAAAGAAAAATATGGGAAATCCTATGAAGATTGTAATGGAGTAGGAGCAGCTGGTGGCTTAGGCTATGCTTTTAAAACATTTTTAGGTGGAAATCTCTTAAGGGGAGTAGATATTATTACTGAGTTTTTAAAACTTGAAGATGATATTAAAAATGCAAATTTAGTCATTACCGGAGAAGGTCAACTAGACTATCAGACTATGATGGGGAAAGCTCCTAGTGGAGTTGCAAAAATTGCCAACAAATATAAAGTTCCTGTTATAGCCATGAGTGGTGCTTTGGGAAAAGATGTTGAAAAAATAAACGAAGAGGGAATAGATGCATATTTTAGTATAACTCCCTGCCCGGTAAGTTTGGAAAAGGCTATGGAAGGAGATTTTGCTAGTAAAAATTTGAAAGATATTACAAGGCAGATAATAAGAGTTTATAAAATAAACTTATAA
- a CDS encoding aminotransferase class IV — MIIFKNNEYIEESKSFVNTNTEAFNYGISFFETIKYENGKCQYLKEHLNRLENSIGMLKNKKFNILEVEEIVENLYKINKLSGKLYTVKIIYSPLDDIFIVEFKENRYKNLKKF; from the coding sequence ATGATAATCTTTAAAAATAATGAATACATAGAAGAAAGTAAAAGCTTTGTAAATACTAATACGGAAGCCTTTAATTATGGAATAAGTTTTTTTGAAACTATTAAATATGAAAATGGGAAATGCCAATATTTAAAAGAACATTTAAATAGATTAGAAAATTCCATAGGAATGTTAAAAAATAAGAAGTTTAATATTTTAGAAGTAGAAGAAATAGTTGAAAACTTATATAAGATTAATAAATTATCCGGTAAATTATATACAGTAAAAATCATCTACAGTCCATTAGATGATATTTTCATAGTGGAGTTTAAGGAAAATAGATATAAAAATTTAAAAAAATTTTAA
- a CDS encoding GNAT family N-acetyltransferase: MKEFNLRQASREDTPIIFELIKDLAVYEKMLDEVVATEELLEDHIFNKKRVEVLIAEEDNKPIGFCLFFYNFSTFVGRSGIYLEDIYIKPEYRSNGYGKIIFKELAKIAVERNCGRMEWVCLDWNKSAIEFYKKMGAVPMDEWTIYRLAGESLKEVAEKED, from the coding sequence ATGAAAGAATTTAATTTAAGGCAAGCTTCAAGAGAAGATACGCCGATAATATTTGAACTTATAAAAGATTTAGCTGTTTATGAAAAAATGCTAGATGAAGTTGTTGCAACAGAAGAACTATTAGAAGACCATATATTTAATAAAAAAAGAGTAGAGGTTTTAATAGCTGAAGAAGATAATAAGCCAATAGGCTTTTGTCTATTCTTCTATAATTTTTCTACCTTTGTTGGTAGGTCAGGAATTTATCTAGAGGATATCTATATAAAACCGGAATATAGAAGTAATGGCTATGGAAAAATTATTTTTAAAGAACTAGCAAAAATTGCAGTAGAAAGAAATTGTGGAAGAATGGAATGGGTTTGCTTAGATTGGAATAAATCAGCAATAGAGTTTTATAAAAAAATGGGAGCAGTTCCAATGGACGAATGGACTATTTATCGTCTAGCTGGAGAAAGTTTAAAAGAAGTAGCAGAAAAGGAGGACTAA
- the asnB gene encoding asparagine synthase (glutamine-hydrolyzing), which produces MCGFVGVFNPNKIDENYKPILKEMADEIIHRGPNSDGYFFDNSVAFGFRRLSMVDLSSCGDQPFYTEDKTKVMVFNGEIYNYKEIREELIKDGYEFISNTDSEVLLKAYDKWGEKVLNKLRGMFVFVVWDMKNQELFMARDFFGIKPLYYTMNTKDGSLLFGSEIKAFLKNPNFIKEFNKDALKPYLTFQYSALEETFFKGVYKLKQGHYMKIKNGKMDITRYWKPEFKPTNKSLDEYVEDIRKVMEETVDLYKETDVKWGSFLSGGIDSSYIACLSKPEKTFSVGFKDYEGDYNETHLAKELSDIIGAKHHVKLIGAEDCIGNLPKIQYLMDEPHSNLSAIPLYFLSQMAGEHVTAVLSGEGADELFGGYFPYGETENLKKYKKLPFGLRRFLKNITKNMKRTRLTKLFDRGGSYLHEEFIGEAKIYEPEHADKLLKPEYRKGRNPYDIAKEFYSTIPNESELTKKQLMDMEYWMPGDILLKGDKMSSAHSIEVRTPFLDPKVMEVAATIPEEFRVNGDKFKYALRKASEKSLPDEWANRKKVGFPVPIRYWLREEKYYNIFKEEFTSDIAKKFFNTDELVKLLDEHYEKKALNQRLLWTPYVFLIWYKEYFVKR; this is translated from the coding sequence ATGTGTGGATTTGTAGGTGTATTTAACCCTAATAAAATAGATGAAAATTACAAGCCAATTTTAAAAGAAATGGCTGATGAAATCATTCATAGAGGGCCTAACAGCGACGGATACTTTTTTGATAATTCAGTTGCTTTTGGTTTTAGACGTTTAAGTATGGTTGATTTATCTTCTTGTGGTGACCAACCTTTTTATACAGAGGACAAAACAAAAGTAATGGTTTTCAATGGAGAGATTTATAATTATAAGGAAATAAGAGAAGAATTAATAAAAGATGGATATGAATTTATTTCTAACACAGACTCTGAAGTACTTTTAAAAGCTTACGATAAATGGGGAGAAAAAGTATTAAATAAATTAAGAGGAATGTTTGTTTTTGTTGTATGGGATATGAAAAATCAAGAGTTGTTTATGGCAAGGGATTTTTTTGGTATTAAACCCTTGTACTATACAATGAATACAAAAGATGGAAGCTTATTATTTGGTTCAGAAATTAAAGCCTTTCTTAAAAATCCTAATTTTATAAAGGAATTTAATAAAGATGCTTTAAAACCATATTTAACTTTTCAGTATTCAGCTTTGGAAGAAACTTTTTTTAAAGGGGTTTATAAGTTAAAACAAGGCCATTATATGAAAATTAAAAATGGCAAGATGGATATTACAAGATATTGGAAACCTGAATTTAAGCCAACTAATAAATCTTTAGATGAATATGTTGAAGATATTAGAAAAGTAATGGAAGAAACTGTAGATTTATACAAGGAAACAGATGTAAAATGGGGCTCTTTTCTTTCAGGAGGAATTGACTCGTCCTATATTGCCTGTTTAAGTAAACCGGAAAAGACCTTTAGCGTTGGCTTTAAGGACTATGAAGGTGATTATAACGAAACTCATTTAGCTAAGGAACTTTCAGATATTATTGGAGCAAAACATCATGTTAAATTAATTGGAGCAGAGGATTGTATTGGAAATCTTCCTAAAATACAGTATTTAATGGACGAGCCTCATTCAAACCTTTCTGCAATACCACTATATTTTCTTTCTCAAATGGCAGGTGAACATGTAACTGCGGTCTTATCTGGAGAAGGTGCCGATGAATTATTTGGTGGATATTTTCCTTATGGTGAAACGGAAAACCTAAAAAAATATAAAAAGCTACCATTTGGCTTAAGAAGATTTTTGAAAAACATTACTAAAAATATGAAGCGTACAAGACTTACTAAATTATTTGATAGAGGTGGAAGCTATCTTCATGAAGAGTTTATAGGAGAGGCAAAGATATATGAGCCTGAACATGCGGACAAATTGCTAAAACCGGAATATAGAAAAGGTAGAAATCCTTATGATATAGCTAAGGAGTTTTACTCAACAATTCCAAATGAATCGGAATTAACTAAAAAACAATTAATGGATATGGAATATTGGATGCCGGGAGATATTCTTTTAAAAGGCGATAAAATGAGTTCGGCTCATAGTATAGAAGTAAGAACTCCTTTCCTAGACCCTAAAGTAATGGAAGTTGCAGCAACTATTCCCGAGGAGTTTAGGGTTAACGGCGATAAGTTTAAATACGCCTTAAGAAAAGCTTCTGAAAAATCCTTGCCTGATGAATGGGCAAATAGAAAAAAAGTTGGTTTTCCTGTTCCAATTAGGTATTGGTTAAGGGAAGAAAAATATTATAATATTTTTAAAGAGGAATTTACCTCAGATATAGCAAAGAAGTTTTTTAATACCGATGAATTAGTTAAATTACTAGATGAACACTATGAGAAAAAAGCCTTAAATCAAAGGCTTCTATGGACACCATATGTATTTTTAATATGGTATAAAGAATATTTTGTAAAAAGATAA
- a CDS encoding sigma-70 family RNA polymerase sigma factor: MKDDKLVKEIKKGNEKALESLIDKYGWIVKTVVSKHLFYFENLQEECINDIFLGVWNNIEKYNPEKASLKNWIASISKYRAIDYLRKYYKELNEENIDGITNLTSEEDDYKEIIENGVDEELEELIAPLKERDKILFRKLFYEEKTVEEISLEDNISPSNIYNRVSRGKKKIKKALGAKEAK, encoded by the coding sequence ATGAAAGATGACAAGCTTGTTAAAGAAATAAAAAAGGGAAATGAGAAGGCGTTAGAATCATTAATAGATAAATATGGCTGGATTGTAAAAACCGTAGTGTCTAAACATCTATTTTATTTTGAAAATTTACAAGAAGAATGTATAAATGATATTTTTCTAGGTGTTTGGAATAATATTGAAAAATATAATCCGGAAAAAGCATCACTTAAAAATTGGATAGCATCAATATCAAAATATAGGGCAATAGACTATTTAAGAAAGTATTATAAGGAATTAAATGAAGAAAATATTGATGGTATTACTAACCTTACAAGTGAAGAAGATGACTATAAAGAAATTATAGAAAATGGAGTAGATGAGGAATTAGAGGAGTTAATAGCACCTCTAAAGGAAAGGGATAAGATTCTATTTCGGAAATTGTTTTATGAAGAAAAAACTGTTGAAGAAATATCTTTAGAAGATAATATTTCTCCAAGCAATATTTACAACAGGGTATCAAGGGGAAAGAAAAAAATAAAAAAGGCTTTAGGAGCTAAGGAGGCTAAATAA
- a CDS encoding osmoprotectant ABC transporter substrate-binding protein gives MKKNLTKILLLIITLGLLTSCSFPGLGANINEENILIASGNTTERQIVSEIVRQMLEHYDDEIKVGIINNLGSTNLIHQALMSNNANISGVMYTGTSLTGELEMEPIIDTEEAMKVVVKEYKDRFNQKWYPSFGFENTYAFMVTRQFSEENNITKVSELENMASELKAGVDTAWMQRQGDGYEDFKRIYGYDFSKVYPMEIGLVYNAVEAGEMDVVLGYTTDGRIQSNDLVVLEDDKNLFPPYDASPVVKYELIEKYPKIDKIVSKLEGTISSEDMQKLNRRADEDLVEPKNVATEFLKENNYFKDKEPIISEVK, from the coding sequence TTGAAAAAGAATTTAACAAAAATACTTTTATTAATTATAACTTTAGGACTATTAACATCATGTTCATTTCCAGGTCTTGGAGCAAATATCAATGAAGAAAATATTTTAATTGCAAGTGGAAATACTACAGAAAGACAAATAGTTTCGGAAATAGTTCGTCAAATGCTTGAACATTATGATGATGAAATAAAGGTTGGAATAATCAACAATTTAGGTTCAACCAATTTAATACATCAAGCCTTAATGAGCAATAACGCTAATATTTCAGGTGTAATGTATACAGGAACCTCCTTAACCGGAGAACTGGAAATGGAACCGATTATTGACACTGAAGAAGCCATGAAGGTTGTAGTTAAAGAATACAAAGACAGATTTAACCAAAAATGGTATCCGTCATTTGGATTTGAAAATACCTATGCCTTTATGGTTACAAGACAATTTTCTGAAGAAAATAATATAACTAAGGTAAGTGAATTAGAAAATATGGCTTCAGAATTAAAAGCAGGAGTCGATACAGCCTGGATGCAAAGACAGGGTGATGGGTATGAGGACTTTAAGAGAATATATGGTTATGACTTTTCAAAAGTATATCCAATGGAAATTGGCTTAGTATACAATGCTGTAGAAGCGGGAGAAATGGACGTAGTCTTAGGTTATACTACTGATGGAAGAATTCAATCTAACGATTTAGTGGTTTTAGAAGACGATAAAAATTTGTTTCCTCCATATGATGCCAGTCCAGTTGTAAAATATGAATTAATAGAAAAGTATCCTAAAATAGATAAAATAGTTTCAAAACTAGAAGGTACAATATCAAGTGAAGATATGCAAAAGCTCAATCGTAGAGCAGATGAAGATCTAGTTGAGCCAAAGAATGTAGCAACGGAATTTTTAAAGGAAAATAACTATTTTAAGGACAAAGAACCGATAATATCGGAGGTAAAATAA
- the pabB gene encoding aminodeoxychorismate synthase component I, which translates to MQFHPESVATEYGYKIIENFNEITKKQSPYVKYKKYKSNIDDLTLFDTLHSLDKNIIWLDSSKIVKDDSRYSIFALSSKRGHILKYYSKDRRIEISGNINKTINQSIFDYMDDFLEKNKNDLNLPFSLGYVGYLGYELKGETLGSYNHNSNHPDAMFKFADRVVIKDHLTKELTLVYYSDDEFVLDNFIKKNIDFKNENLPSYYLEVEKKDYINDIKKCLKYIKEGESYEICLTNRLIIEESLEAIDYYKCLRAVSPSQYGALLLFDDFQICSSSMERFLKINSKNIVETKPIKGTLPRGKNKEEDEKLVQMLKNDERFHSENLMIVDLLRNDLGIICKKHSVKVTKLLDVETYKTLHQLVSTVEGELLDNSTIMDCIKATFPGGSMTGAPKKRTLEIIDRLEKSSRGIYSGAIGYFSLNKNVDLSIVIRTSVIEKDKTTIGVGGAIIDLSNPLEEYDEILLKASGSLNALKMYYSKK; encoded by the coding sequence GTGCAGTTTCATCCCGAATCCGTAGCAACGGAATACGGATATAAAATAATAGAAAATTTTAATGAAATCACTAAAAAACAATCTCCCTATGTAAAGTATAAAAAATATAAATCGAATATTGATGACCTAACTTTATTTGATACTCTACATAGCCTAGATAAAAATATTATATGGTTGGATTCCAGTAAAATTGTAAAAGATGATTCCAGATACTCTATTTTTGCACTATCGTCTAAAAGAGGTCATATTTTAAAATATTATAGTAAAGATAGAAGAATAGAAATTTCAGGCAATATTAATAAAACCATTAACCAATCTATTTTTGACTATATGGATGACTTTTTAGAAAAAAATAAAAATGATTTAAATTTACCTTTTTCTCTTGGTTATGTTGGTTACTTAGGATATGAATTAAAGGGAGAAACTTTAGGTTCTTATAATCATAACTCCAATCATCCTGATGCAATGTTTAAATTTGCAGATAGGGTAGTTATTAAGGACCACTTAACAAAGGAATTAACCTTAGTTTATTATTCTGATGATGAATTTGTTTTAGATAATTTTATAAAAAAGAATATTGATTTTAAAAACGAAAATTTACCTTCATATTATTTAGAAGTTGAGAAAAAGGACTATATTAACGATATTAAAAAATGCTTAAAATACATAAAAGAAGGTGAGTCCTATGAAATCTGCCTAACAAATAGGCTTATTATTGAAGAAAGTCTTGAAGCCATTGATTACTACAAATGTCTAAGGGCTGTTTCTCCTTCCCAATATGGTGCCTTACTTTTATTTGATGATTTTCAAATATGTTCATCATCAATGGAAAGATTTTTAAAAATCAATTCTAAAAACATTGTAGAAACAAAACCTATTAAAGGTACATTGCCTAGAGGAAAAAACAAGGAAGAAGATGAAAAATTAGTTCAAATGTTGAAAAATGATGAGAGATTTCATTCTGAAAATTTAATGATAGTCGACCTTTTACGTAACGACCTTGGCATAATATGTAAAAAACACTCTGTTAAGGTAACAAAACTTCTTGATGTTGAAACTTACAAAACCCTACATCAATTAGTTTCAACAGTAGAAGGTGAACTGTTGGACAATAGTACTATTATGGACTGTATTAAAGCAACATTTCCCGGAGGCTCTATGACAGGAGCACCTAAAAAAAGAACCTTGGAAATCATAGATAGATTGGAAAAATCAAGTCGTGGTATTTATAGTGGTGCCATTGGTTATTTTTCTTTAAACAAAAATGTTGATTTAAGTATAGTAATTAGAACCTCAGTAATTGAAAAAGATAAAACTACCATAGGAGTTGGTGGAGCTATTATAGATTTAAGTAACCCTTTAGAAGAATACGATGAAATTCTTTTAAAAGCTTCCGGCTCCCTTAATGCTTTAAAAATGTATTATAGTAAGAAATAA
- a CDS encoding ABC transporter permease: protein MEILKGLIEYYKINGMYVTEQFIRHFLISVYGVLLAAIIAIPLGFIIARHYKLADWIIGIANVIQTIPSLALLSILMLGLGLGTNTVIATVFLYSLLPILKNTYSGVVNVDRSLIDVGKGMGMTRWQLTKMVELPLSMSMIMAGIRNALVVAIGVTAIGTFIGAGGLGDIISRGVNVSNGSSIIIAGALPTALMALLADLILGYLEKKINPLKEN from the coding sequence ATGGAAATATTAAAAGGATTAATTGAATATTATAAAATAAATGGTATGTATGTAACAGAACAATTTATAAGACATTTTTTAATATCCGTCTATGGAGTTTTATTGGCGGCAATAATAGCCATACCATTGGGCTTTATAATAGCAAGACATTATAAATTAGCTGATTGGATTATAGGTATTGCAAATGTAATTCAAACAATTCCTTCATTAGCTTTACTTTCCATATTGATGTTAGGACTTGGTCTAGGTACAAATACAGTAATAGCCACAGTGTTTTTATACTCCCTATTACCAATATTAAAAAATACTTACTCTGGAGTAGTAAATGTAGACAGAAGTTTAATTGATGTTGGTAAGGGAATGGGAATGACAAGGTGGCAATTAACTAAAATGGTTGAACTACCACTGTCAATGTCTATGATAATGGCAGGAATTAGAAATGCATTAGTAGTAGCTATTGGAGTTACAGCAATAGGAACATTTATTGGAGCCGGTGGCTTAGGAGACATTATTTCAAGAGGAGTAAATGTTAGTAACGGCTCTTCAATAATAATAGCCGGTGCTTTACCAACAGCGTTGATGGCCTTACTTGCAGATTTAATCTTAGGTTATTTAGAGAAAAAAATTAATCCATTAAAGGAAAATTAA
- a CDS encoding ABC transporter permease: MLEFLKLNYMDILNKTLEHLYISSMSLFLGVIVAVPLGIILTKTKKLSNLVIGLASLLQTIPSLALLAIMIPIFGVGKFPAIIALFIYSLLPILRNTYLGVVGVDENIVDAAKGMGMTKTQSILKVEIPLAAPVIMAGIRLSAVYVVAWATLASYIGAGGLGDLIFSGLNNYNPNLIIFGTIPVTALALIVDFLLSKVEKIVTAKTGMEEV; this comes from the coding sequence ATGTTAGAATTTTTAAAATTAAACTATATGGATATTTTAAATAAAACATTAGAACATTTATATATATCTTCAATGTCCTTATTTCTAGGAGTAATAGTAGCTGTACCTTTGGGAATAATATTAACAAAAACAAAAAAATTATCCAATTTAGTTATAGGACTGGCTTCCTTACTTCAAACCATACCTTCATTAGCCTTACTTGCTATAATGATACCAATATTTGGAGTAGGAAAATTTCCAGCGATTATAGCTTTATTTATATATTCCCTACTACCTATTTTAAGAAATACCTATTTAGGAGTAGTAGGAGTAGATGAAAATATAGTAGATGCAGCTAAAGGAATGGGAATGACAAAAACCCAATCGATATTAAAGGTTGAAATTCCATTAGCGGCACCTGTAATAATGGCGGGTATAAGACTTTCAGCTGTATATGTAGTAGCTTGGGCTACATTGGCATCCTATATAGGTGCAGGTGGTTTAGGAGACTTGATTTTTTCAGGATTAAACAACTATAATCCTAATTTAATAATATTTGGAACAATTCCTGTTACAGCCCTTGCTTTAATAGTTGATTTCCTACTGTCAAAAGTTGAAAAAATCGTTACGGCTAAAACTGGAATGGAGGAGGTATAA
- a CDS encoding GntP family permease yields the protein MSGVTLLLVLIAAIIVMILAITKLNIHPFLSIMGVSLIMAIIVGIPITEIPKVIGEGFSGAFASIGIVIILGALIGSILEATGGAVKLADMVINLVGEKRPTLAIMIMGWIVSIPVFCDSGFVILNPIRKAMARKTKTSSVSMTIALSAGLYATHVYVPPTPGPIAAAGNIGVENNLLTVILMGIIVSIPGLILAYFFAKKVGPTIKSSDEISDSEIFDDYKKIMKEHELPNGFLSLAPIIVPIILMAVASIVQMVGMEGAIVNFLIFLGNPVIALTAGVLFSVLLLLTTRNMDKFNRITEDTLKVVGPILFITAAGGVLGKVISSAGFVEYIEANATVLSKVGIFFPFVISAILKTAQGSSTVALTTTSAIMGSYMSPDSMMTALGLTNPMTAVLVVLAIGAGAMTVSHANDSYFWVVTNMGGLKAEDGYKTQTPMTLIMGLAGMATVFILNIFLG from the coding sequence ATGTCAGGAGTAACATTGTTATTAGTACTTATAGCTGCAATAATTGTAATGATTTTAGCTATAACAAAATTAAATATTCATCCTTTTCTATCTATAATGGGTGTATCTTTAATTATGGCAATCATCGTAGGAATTCCAATAACTGAAATACCAAAAGTTATTGGAGAAGGTTTTTCAGGTGCTTTTGCAAGTATTGGTATTGTAATAATACTTGGAGCATTAATAGGATCAATTCTAGAGGCTACTGGTGGAGCTGTTAAACTAGCGGATATGGTTATTAATTTAGTAGGGGAGAAAAGACCTACTTTAGCTATTATGATTATGGGGTGGATAGTCTCGATTCCGGTATTTTGTGATAGTGGTTTTGTTATTTTAAATCCTATTAGAAAAGCAATGGCAAGAAAAACTAAAACATCATCTGTATCTATGACAATAGCCTTATCTGCCGGATTGTATGCAACACATGTCTACGTTCCACCAACTCCGGGTCCAATTGCTGCAGCAGGTAATATAGGTGTTGAAAATAATCTTCTAACAGTAATACTAATGGGGATAATAGTTTCTATACCAGGACTTATTTTAGCTTATTTTTTTGCGAAAAAAGTAGGACCTACAATTAAATCCTCAGATGAGATTTCAGATTCTGAAATTTTTGATGATTATAAAAAAATAATGAAAGAACATGAGCTACCAAATGGATTCTTATCCTTAGCTCCAATAATAGTTCCAATTATTTTAATGGCAGTAGCGTCAATTGTACAAATGGTAGGAATGGAAGGAGCAATAGTCAATTTTTTAATATTTTTAGGTAATCCGGTAATCGCTTTAACAGCAGGGGTTTTATTTTCAGTATTACTTCTTTTAACTACTAGGAATATGGATAAATTCAATAGGATTACAGAGGACACATTAAAAGTTGTTGGACCTATTTTGTTTATAACAGCGGCAGGGGGAGTTTTAGGGAAAGTTATAAGCTCTGCAGGTTTTGTAGAATACATAGAAGCAAATGCAACAGTACTTAGCAAAGTAGGTATTTTCTTTCCATTTGTTATTTCAGCAATACTAAAAACTGCTCAAGGTTCGTCAACTGTAGCTTTAACTACAACTTCTGCCATTATGGGTTCTTATATGTCACCAGATTCTATGATGACAGCATTAGGCTTAACCAATCCAATGACAGCGGTACTAGTGGTATTAGCTATAGGGGCAGGGGCAATGACAGTATCTCATGCCAATGATTCATATTTTTGGGTAGTTACAAATATGGGAGGTTTAAAAGCTGAAGATGGATATAAAACTCAAACTCCAATGACATTGATTATGGGACTTGCAGGAATGGCTACAGTATTTATTTTAAATATATTTTTAGGTTAG